ATCACTTCGAAATGACCGATTTCCATGTCGATTACTCAGTTTCACATCCACAGTCTCAACACCTTCAAATTGTTCTCGCATTAAAAGCCAACGATAAAAGTGAGCTAAATGCAGGACGTTATCGCAAACTCAAGCCGGTGTGGGTTCAAGACGAGTTTGGTGTTTTTCGTATCTATTATCGAATCAGTGCCACGTTAGAGCAGTATGAAACGACAACACACTATGCATTTTTGGGGTTGGACGGAAACCCTCTCAAGCTTCATCACTCAGAAAAGCTCGCTCAAGAATTAATGACGTTACACCCTGTAATTCGTTTGAGAGACGCAAGGCACTTCGATCGCCCTTTCAACGGCAATTCACTTAACCACAATGCTCATCTACCGGGTAATGTTCACACTAACACCGTTCATGCTAGTAACGGGCACGCTAATAATGTGAGTGGAAATGGTAACGGCCAGAGTCAAACAACCAATGGTAATGGCAGCAATGGAAACGGAAATGGGCGTCAGGCAAGGATAGAAAAACGCATCGACAACACCTGCCGTCGCCTTATGGCGATACCCGGACATGTTAATAAAGGTGAAATGCGCAGTAGTCTTGAGTCGATGCAAAGCCTGATAGAACACTACTTTTCTTTCAAGAGTAACTCTCGCCGGAACCCAAGAAAACAGAGGGATGGCCTACTTTATTCAGCGGGTGCCAATGATCAGAGCATTCATCAACTTGTGGAAGAAACCAAGAACAAACAAACTCGTCTGCTGTTCATGGGGCTACTTAACGCATACTTACAAGCCAAAGGACCGACTGACTTAAGACGATGCGCGCGCCCTCTTTTGATTCTTGAAGATCCAGAAGGTCGATTGCACCCAACGCACTTGGCAAGGGCTTGGAGCTTGATGCAAAAGCTGCCCATGCAAAAAATCCTGACCACCAACAGTGGCGATCTACTTGCTGCTGTGCCGCTTCAATCGATTCGTCGTTTGGTACGTCAGTCAGATAAAACCATAGCCAACCAGCTCAATGTGAACCACTTCAGCAAAGATGAACTTCGTCGAATTGGTTTTCATATTCGTTTTCACCGGTCCGGCGCTCTGTATGCTCGCTGTTGGTTGTTGGTAGAAGGTGAAACCGAAGTCTGGTTGTTTAACGAGTTAGCCAACCAATGTGGGTATAACCTTGCTGCGGAAGGCGTTCAAATTATTGAGTTCGCGCAGTCTGGTCTTAAAGCGCTCATTAAAGTAGCGCAAGAGTTTGGTATCGATTGGCACGTGGTGACTGACGGAGACGCTGCTGGTAAGAAGTATGCGGCGACTGTGCTATCTAAACTCGGTAATGATCAAGAACGACATCGCCTCACAGAACTGCCTGACAGAGACATCGAGCACTACTTGTATATGAATGGGTTTGAGAACTTTTTCAGAGACATGG
The nucleotide sequence above comes from Vibrio atlanticus. Encoded proteins:
- a CDS encoding ATP-dependent endonuclease; translated protein: MQLERIEISGFRGIKRMSLAFDELTTLIGENTWGKSSLLDALSVVLPSDGVPYHFEMTDFHVDYSVSHPQSQHLQIVLALKANDKSELNAGRYRKLKPVWVQDEFGVFRIYYRISATLEQYETTTHYAFLGLDGNPLKLHHSEKLAQELMTLHPVIRLRDARHFDRPFNGNSLNHNAHLPGNVHTNTVHASNGHANNVSGNGNGQSQTTNGNGSNGNGNGRQARIEKRIDNTCRRLMAIPGHVNKGEMRSSLESMQSLIEHYFSFKSNSRRNPRKQRDGLLYSAGANDQSIHQLVEETKNKQTRLLFMGLLNAYLQAKGPTDLRRCARPLLILEDPEGRLHPTHLARAWSLMQKLPMQKILTTNSGDLLAAVPLQSIRRLVRQSDKTIANQLNVNHFSKDELRRIGFHIRFHRSGALYARCWLLVEGETEVWLFNELANQCGYNLAAEGVQIIEFAQSGLKALIKVAQEFGIDWHVVTDGDAAGKKYAATVLSKLGNDQERHRLTELPDRDIEHYLYMNGFENFFRDMVKIPYDHPIPAKKVVAKVLKKHAKPDLALAIVSHCENQGQDCIPLLLRWTLKRVITMANGNT